The following are encoded together in the Streptomyces tsukubensis genome:
- a CDS encoding phosphodiester glycosidase family protein, translating to MPRTVPVRPVTVLAVLAASAALLTGAPAYADERPDPGPVAPPAASGGDRVLSYAEGDGLETARTSRPVAPGTRLTSYDRLESDKWLRVDELSVDLGAGTKAEYLHPDKVSERQTVSQLAEAHDAGRGRRTVAAINGDFFDINETGAPTGVGVDGGRLVNSPAPGHTHAVGFGPADTGRLLDLYFEGTLTLPSGATPLAGLNAANVPAGSIGGYTAQWGEADRALTVNGAKRTAEVTVVDGRTTERAHPPGTGSLPADATVLVGSDAGADRLTELPAGAPVSWAYHPRASGGTVPAEAIGANEYLVTDGHPVDHEGEGNNLTAPRTAVGFSKDGHTAHIVTVDGRQADSGGLTLTELGVMMKRAGSYNAVNLDGGGSSTLVARTPGSDTTRVENQPSDGSERLVPNGLALTAPDGSGTLTGYWTHPAMDAGAAPTDDPVLGGHPDRVFPGLTRELRAEGHDETYGPAPGTPRWRVDRPALGRVDGHGTFTARATGRSIGKGTVAVTAARGRARGSVHLRVLGELDRIAPTTGRIALEDPATSDAARTDDGASTADDALTEGAFGIVGFDARGDSAPVEPSDVRLDYDHALFTVTATDSGFTVKARGTRTAGTIRATVAGRTTSVAVSVGLEEKTVSAFDDAGRWTFSQARASGSLAATPEGHTGTGLSLTYDFTRSTATRAAYATPPAPVAVAGQPQAFTLWINGDGKGAWATLHLKDAAGSDQLLRGPHITWTGWQQVRFTVPDSVAYPVSVSRFYLAETAAAAQYAGKVTIDDLTAEVPPEAELPARPVVKDPIVSTATDVRGKDWRFAVMSDAQFVARAPDSDIVRQARRTLREIKASRPDFLVINGDLVDEGSPADLAFARRVLTEELGDTVPWYYVPGNHEVMGGSLANFTTEFGPAQRVFDHRGTRFITLDTSSLGIRTSGFDQLKQLRAELDEAAEDKNIGSVTLIQHVPPRDPTPQKGSQLSDRKEAALVENWLSAFHRESGKGAAFIGGHVGTFHASRVDGVPYLINGNSGKMPATPAAEGGFTGWSTVGIDRSGRGDDWIRAQTRAHVDDLTLKAPDELAPGRSAPVTATVTQGTRAVPVDWPMSADWTGSPNLHIGAASNAGHRHIATYDPATGRLTALRRGTATLSVTVNGAVRRVSVRVGNGVPVPREEPDDHPLARTARDPAAFGPEVGPGGVRTGGGARAARSRRLTPPATCAPAPGTTATEAVRRPIRSPTAR from the coding sequence GTGCCCCGCACCGTCCCCGTCAGACCCGTGACCGTCCTCGCCGTCCTCGCCGCGTCCGCCGCGCTGCTGACGGGCGCCCCCGCGTACGCGGACGAACGACCCGACCCCGGCCCCGTGGCCCCGCCCGCCGCGAGCGGCGGCGACCGTGTCCTCTCCTACGCGGAGGGGGACGGCCTGGAGACCGCGAGGACCTCACGCCCCGTGGCGCCGGGCACCCGACTCACCTCGTACGACCGGCTGGAGAGCGACAAGTGGCTGCGGGTCGACGAACTCTCCGTCGACCTCGGCGCCGGTACGAAGGCCGAGTACCTGCACCCCGACAAGGTGTCGGAACGGCAGACCGTCTCCCAGCTCGCCGAGGCCCACGACGCGGGGCGCGGCAGACGCACGGTGGCCGCGATCAACGGTGACTTCTTCGACATCAACGAGACCGGGGCGCCCACCGGTGTCGGCGTCGACGGGGGACGGCTCGTCAACTCGCCCGCCCCCGGCCACACCCACGCGGTCGGTTTCGGCCCCGCGGACACCGGGCGCCTCCTCGACCTCTACTTCGAGGGGACACTGACCCTGCCGTCAGGGGCCACCCCACTCGCCGGGCTCAACGCGGCCAACGTCCCCGCGGGATCCATCGGCGGATACACCGCCCAATGGGGCGAAGCGGACCGGGCGCTCACCGTCAACGGCGCGAAGCGCACCGCGGAGGTCACCGTCGTGGACGGCCGCACCACGGAGCGGGCACACCCGCCCGGCACGGGCTCCCTACCGGCGGACGCGACCGTACTGGTCGGCAGCGACGCGGGCGCGGACCGGCTCACGGAACTGCCCGCGGGCGCGCCCGTGAGCTGGGCCTACCATCCGCGGGCGAGCGGAGGGACGGTGCCGGCCGAGGCGATCGGCGCCAACGAGTACCTGGTCACGGACGGCCACCCGGTCGACCACGAGGGCGAGGGGAACAACCTCACCGCCCCGCGTACCGCCGTCGGCTTCTCCAAGGACGGCCACACCGCGCACATCGTCACCGTCGACGGCAGACAGGCCGACAGCGGCGGCCTCACCCTCACCGAACTCGGCGTCATGATGAAACGGGCCGGCTCCTACAACGCGGTCAACCTCGACGGCGGCGGCTCCTCGACCCTCGTGGCACGGACCCCGGGCAGCGACACGACCCGCGTCGAGAACCAGCCCTCGGACGGCAGCGAACGCCTCGTCCCCAACGGCCTCGCCCTCACCGCGCCCGACGGCAGCGGCACCCTCACCGGCTACTGGACGCACCCCGCCATGGACGCGGGGGCCGCGCCGACCGACGATCCGGTGCTCGGCGGCCACCCGGACCGGGTCTTCCCCGGGCTGACCCGCGAACTGAGGGCCGAGGGCCACGACGAGACCTACGGCCCCGCCCCCGGTACCCCGCGATGGCGGGTCGACCGGCCCGCGCTCGGCCGGGTCGACGGACACGGCACCTTCACCGCCCGCGCGACCGGCAGGTCCATTGGGAAGGGGACGGTCGCGGTGACGGCCGCGCGGGGCCGTGCCCGGGGCTCCGTACACCTGCGAGTCCTCGGCGAGCTGGACCGGATCGCCCCGACCACAGGACGTATCGCGCTGGAAGACCCCGCGACGAGCGATGCTGCCCGCACGGACGACGGCGCCTCGACGGCCGATGACGCCCTGACGGAGGGCGCCTTCGGCATCGTCGGATTCGACGCGCGGGGCGACAGCGCTCCGGTGGAGCCCTCGGACGTCCGACTCGACTACGACCACGCACTGTTCACCGTCACGGCCACCGACAGCGGGTTCACCGTGAAGGCGCGCGGCACGCGGACCGCGGGCACGATCAGAGCGACGGTGGCGGGCCGTACCACGAGCGTGGCCGTCTCCGTGGGCCTGGAGGAGAAGACGGTATCGGCCTTCGACGACGCCGGGCGGTGGACGTTCAGCCAGGCACGCGCCTCGGGCTCGCTCGCGGCGACCCCGGAGGGTCACACAGGAACGGGTCTCTCCCTCACCTACGACTTCACCCGGTCGACCGCCACCCGCGCCGCCTACGCCACACCGCCCGCTCCCGTCGCGGTGGCGGGCCAGCCGCAGGCCTTCACGCTCTGGATCAACGGGGACGGAAAGGGGGCATGGGCGACCCTGCACCTCAAGGACGCGGCGGGCAGCGACCAGTTGCTGCGCGGGCCGCACATCACCTGGACGGGGTGGCAGCAGGTGCGGTTCACCGTGCCCGACTCGGTCGCCTACCCCGTCTCCGTCTCCCGTTTCTACCTGGCGGAGACAGCCGCGGCGGCCCAGTACGCGGGGAAGGTCACCATCGACGACCTGACGGCCGAGGTGCCCCCCGAGGCGGAACTCCCGGCGCGCCCTGTGGTGAAGGACCCGATCGTCTCGACGGCCACCGACGTACGGGGCAAGGACTGGCGGTTCGCGGTGATGTCGGACGCGCAGTTCGTGGCGCGTGCCCCCGACAGCGACATCGTCAGGCAGGCCCGTAGGACCCTCAGGGAGATCAAGGCGTCCCGCCCCGACTTCCTGGTGATCAACGGCGACTTGGTGGACGAGGGATCACCGGCCGACCTGGCCTTCGCGAGAAGAGTCCTCACCGAGGAACTGGGCGACACCGTCCCTTGGTACTACGTGCCGGGCAACCACGAGGTCATGGGCGGCTCGCTGGCCAACTTCACCACCGAATTCGGTCCCGCGCAGCGGGTGTTCGACCACAGGGGGACCCGCTTCATCACCTTGGACACGTCATCGCTCGGGATCCGCACCAGCGGCTTCGACCAGCTCAAACAGCTCCGCGCGGAACTGGACGAGGCCGCCGAGGACAAGAACATCGGCTCGGTGACACTGATCCAACACGTGCCGCCGCGCGACCCCACCCCACAGAAGGGCAGCCAGCTCTCGGACCGCAAGGAGGCGGCCCTGGTCGAGAACTGGCTCTCCGCCTTCCACCGCGAAAGCGGCAAGGGCGCGGCGTTCATCGGCGGCCATGTGGGCACCTTCCACGCCTCACGCGTGGACGGAGTGCCGTACCTGATCAACGGCAACTCCGGTAAGATGCCCGCCACTCCGGCGGCCGAGGGCGGCTTCACCGGTTGGTCGACGGTGGGCATCGACCGGTCGGGCCGCGGCGACGACTGGATCCGGGCGCAGACCAGGGCCCACGTGGACGACCTGACGCTGAAGGCCCCCGACGAGCTGGCCCCCGGCCGGTCGGCACCGGTCACCGCCACGGTCACGCAGGGCACGCGCGCCGTGCCGGTGGACTGGCCGATGAGCGCGGACTGGACGGGCTCCCCCAACCTCCACATCGGGGCGGCCTCGAACGCGGGCCACCGGCACATCGCCACGTACGACCCGGCCACGGGCCGCCTGACGGCGCTGCGCCGGGGCACGGCGACGCTGTCGGTGACGGTCAATGGGGCGGTACGACGGGTGTCCGTGCGGGTCGGAAACGGAGTGCCTGTGCCCAGGGAGGAACCGGACGACCATCCGCTGGCCCGTACCGCGCGGGACCCGGCGGCGTTCGGACCGGAGGTGGGGCCCGGCGGCGTTCGGACCGGAGGTGGGGCCCGCGCGGCACGTTCCCGCCGGCTGACCCCACCCGCCACGTGCGCCCCGGCGCCTGGGACGACGGCGACCGAGGCGGTACGACGGCCGATCCGCTCGCCAACGGCGCGGTGA
- the narH gene encoding nitrate reductase subunit beta, with product MKIMAQIAMVMNLDKCIGCHTCSVTCKEAWTNREGMEYVWFNNVETRPGQGYPRRHEDQEKWRGGWELNKRGQLKLKSGGRFRRLASIFSNPVLPEIKDYYEPWTYEYKNLTDAPLGDDYPVAAPRSLITGKPMKIEWSSNWDDNLGGTVEYGDLDPMVVRTRQKAAEKVKFAFEQTFMFYLPRICEHCLNPSCVASCPSGAMYKRSEDGIVLVDQDQCRGWRQCVTACPYKKVYFNHRTGKAEKCTLCYPRLEVGLPTVCSETCVGRLRYLGVILYDADKVTAAAATEDDTALYEAQLGVFLDPDDPEVRREAERAGIPHDWMEAAGRSPVHALISRHKVALPLHPEYRTMPMVWYIPPLSPMVEALTETGFDGEDADNLFGAIDTLRIPLEYLAEIFTAGDVGPVRASLEKLAAMRSHMRAINLGDEPDPSIAARVGMDARAVEEMYRLLAIAKYEERYVIPTAALGDARRLEESAIPEECSLDHEGGPGMGGGGPEIDGPFGQDSGRKNLPLVTLENFHLRSARQTRDTVPEVEEIKDQRG from the coding sequence GTGAAGATCATGGCGCAGATCGCGATGGTCATGAATCTCGACAAATGCATCGGCTGCCATACGTGTTCGGTCACCTGCAAAGAGGCCTGGACCAACCGTGAAGGCATGGAGTACGTCTGGTTCAACAACGTCGAGACCCGCCCCGGGCAAGGCTATCCTCGGCGCCACGAGGATCAGGAGAAGTGGCGCGGCGGCTGGGAACTGAACAAGCGGGGGCAGCTCAAGCTGAAGTCGGGCGGCCGGTTCAGACGGCTCGCGTCCATCTTCTCCAACCCCGTGCTGCCGGAGATCAAGGACTACTACGAGCCCTGGACGTACGAGTACAAGAACCTGACGGACGCCCCGCTCGGCGACGACTATCCGGTGGCCGCGCCCCGCTCGCTGATCACCGGCAAGCCCATGAAGATCGAGTGGTCCTCCAACTGGGACGACAACCTGGGCGGCACGGTCGAGTACGGCGATCTGGATCCGATGGTCGTCAGGACCAGGCAGAAGGCGGCGGAGAAGGTGAAGTTCGCCTTCGAGCAGACCTTCATGTTCTATCTGCCGCGGATCTGCGAGCACTGCCTCAACCCGTCGTGCGTGGCCTCGTGCCCGTCGGGCGCGATGTACAAGCGCAGCGAGGACGGCATCGTCCTGGTCGACCAGGACCAGTGCCGGGGCTGGCGCCAGTGCGTCACGGCCTGCCCGTACAAGAAGGTGTACTTCAACCACCGCACGGGCAAGGCCGAGAAGTGCACGCTCTGCTATCCGCGGCTGGAGGTGGGGCTGCCCACCGTGTGCTCGGAGACGTGTGTGGGGCGGCTGCGCTACCTCGGGGTGATCCTCTACGACGCCGACAAGGTGACGGCCGCCGCGGCCACCGAGGACGACACCGCGCTGTACGAGGCGCAGCTCGGGGTCTTCCTCGACCCCGACGACCCCGAGGTGCGGAGGGAGGCGGAGCGGGCGGGCATCCCCCACGACTGGATGGAGGCGGCCGGCCGCTCCCCCGTGCACGCGCTGATCTCCCGCCACAAGGTGGCGCTGCCGCTGCATCCCGAGTACCGCACGATGCCGATGGTCTGGTACATCCCGCCGCTCTCCCCGATGGTGGAGGCGCTGACGGAGACGGGGTTCGACGGCGAGGACGCGGACAACCTGTTCGGGGCGATCGACACCCTCCGGATCCCGCTGGAGTACCTTGCGGAGATCTTCACGGCCGGGGATGTCGGGCCGGTACGGGCGTCCCTGGAGAAGCTGGCCGCGATGCGCTCCCACATGCGGGCCATCAACCTCGGCGACGAGCCCGATCCGTCGATCGCGGCCCGTGTCGGCATGGACGCGCGGGCCGTCGAGGAGATGTACCGGCTGCTGGCGATCGCCAAGTACGAGGAGCGGTACGTCATCCCGACGGCGGCCCTCGGTGACGCGCGGCGGCTGGAGGAGTCGGCGATCCCCGAGGAGTGCAGCCTCGACCATGAGGGAGGCCCGGGGATGGGAGGCGGCGGCCCGGAGATCGACGGCCCGTTCGGTCAGGACTCGGGCCGCAAGAACCTGCCGCTGGTGACGTTGGAGAACTTCCACCTCCGCTCCGCACGGCAGACGCGGGACACCGTGCCCGAGGTCGAGGAGATCAAGGACCAGCGCGGATGA
- the dnaK gene encoding molecular chaperone DnaK, whose amino-acid sequence MARAVGIDLGTTNSVVAVLEGGDPTVIGNAEGARTTPSVVAFAKNREVLVGEVAKRQAVTNVDRTARSVKRHMGESGWRFPADGDIDGTRYTAQELSARVLQKLKRDAESYLGEDVSDAVITVPAYFDDTQRQATKEAGEIAGLRVLRIINEPTAAALAYGLDRGGEEQTVLVFDLGGGTFDVSLLEMGDGLIEVKASGGDTSLGGDDWDQRIVDHLVRRFKDGHGIDLAKDRMAVQRLREGAERAKMELSSSSETSINLPYITASADGPLHLDEKLTRAQFQELTADLLARCEEPFRQAVQDAGIEVSVIDHVILVGGSTRMPAVTELVRELTGKDPHKGVNPDEVVALGACLQAGVIRGDVKDVLLLDVTPLSLGIETKGGIMTKLIERNTTIPTRRAEIFSTAEDNQPSVGIQVFQGEREIAAYNKKLGVFDLTGLPPSPRGVPQIEVAFDIDANGIMHVSAKDLATGREQKMTVTGGSSLPKDDIDRMVRDAEQYAAQDRDRREAAETRNNAEQLVHQTERFLADSGERVPEAARAETEAALTELKRELDRAESGENGATTETLRVAAEKLATVSQRMGQAMYAQAQAGQRTPPGQEPGGDDGDGDNDGDNDVVDAEIMDEDDRRKGGQGSQGG is encoded by the coding sequence ATGGCGCGTGCGGTCGGTATCGATCTCGGTACGACGAATTCGGTGGTCGCTGTCCTGGAGGGAGGGGATCCCACCGTCATCGGCAACGCGGAGGGTGCCAGGACGACTCCGTCCGTCGTCGCCTTCGCCAAGAACCGTGAGGTGCTGGTCGGCGAGGTCGCCAAGCGGCAGGCCGTGACCAACGTCGACAGGACGGCGCGGTCCGTCAAACGCCATATGGGGGAGAGCGGTTGGCGCTTCCCCGCGGACGGTGACATCGACGGGACCCGCTACACCGCGCAGGAACTCTCCGCCCGCGTACTCCAGAAGCTGAAGCGGGACGCCGAGTCCTATCTCGGGGAGGACGTCAGCGACGCGGTGATCACCGTGCCCGCGTACTTCGACGACACCCAGCGCCAGGCCACCAAGGAGGCGGGCGAGATCGCCGGTCTCCGGGTGCTGCGCATCATCAACGAGCCCACAGCGGCCGCTCTCGCCTACGGCCTCGACCGAGGCGGCGAGGAACAGACCGTCCTCGTCTTCGACCTCGGCGGCGGGACCTTCGACGTGTCGCTGCTCGAAATGGGCGACGGCCTCATCGAGGTGAAGGCCTCCGGCGGCGACACGTCCCTCGGCGGGGACGACTGGGACCAGCGGATCGTCGACCACCTCGTACGCCGTTTCAAGGACGGGCACGGCATCGACCTCGCCAAGGACAGGATGGCGGTGCAACGGCTGCGCGAGGGCGCCGAGCGCGCCAAGATGGAACTCTCCTCGTCCAGCGAGACCTCGATCAACCTGCCCTACATCACCGCCTCGGCCGACGGTCCCCTGCACCTGGACGAGAAGCTGACGCGCGCCCAGTTCCAGGAGCTGACCGCCGATCTGCTCGCCCGCTGCGAGGAACCCTTCCGGCAGGCCGTGCAGGACGCGGGCATCGAAGTGTCCGTCATCGACCACGTCATCCTGGTCGGCGGCTCCACCCGGATGCCGGCCGTCACGGAACTCGTGCGGGAACTGACCGGCAAGGACCCGCACAAGGGCGTCAACCCGGACGAGGTGGTGGCCCTCGGCGCCTGCCTCCAGGCCGGTGTGATCAGGGGTGACGTCAAGGACGTCCTGCTGCTCGACGTGACCCCGCTCTCCCTCGGCATCGAGACCAAGGGCGGCATCATGACCAAACTCATCGAGCGCAACACCACCATCCCCACCCGCCGCGCCGAGATCTTCTCCACCGCCGAGGACAACCAGCCCTCCGTCGGTATCCAGGTCTTCCAGGGCGAACGGGAGATCGCCGCCTACAACAAGAAACTCGGCGTCTTCGACCTCACCGGGCTCCCGCCCTCGCCACGCGGTGTCCCGCAGATCGAGGTCGCCTTCGACATCGACGCCAACGGCATCATGCACGTCTCCGCCAAGGACCTCGCCACGGGCAGGGAACAGAAGATGACCGTCACCGGCGGCTCGTCCCTGCCCAAGGACGACATCGACCGGATGGTGCGTGACGCCGAGCAGTACGCGGCGCAGGACCGTGACCGGCGCGAGGCCGCAGAGACCCGCAACAACGCCGAACAACTCGTCCACCAGACGGAGCGGTTCCTCGCCGACAGCGGCGAACGCGTCCCGGAGGCGGCGAGGGCCGAGACCGAGGCAGCGCTCACCGAGCTGAAGCGTGAGCTGGACCGCGCGGAGAGCGGCGAGAACGGAGCCACCACCGAGACCCTCCGCGTCGCCGCGGAGAAACTCGCCACCGTGTCCCAGCGCATGGGCCAGGCCATGTACGCCCAGGCCCAGGCGGGGCAGCGGACACCGCCAGGACAAGAGCCCGGCGGCGACGACGGCGATGGCGACAACGACGGCGACAACGACGTGGTGGACGCCGAGATCATGGATGAGGACGATCGCCGAAAAGGGGGCCAGGGGAGTCAGGGAGGCTAG
- the narJ gene encoding nitrate reductase molybdenum cofactor assembly chaperone has protein sequence MTATAKASRAAVVRQAAALCLTYPDEGFHERLPLLEAAVRDPALCAFLAYARSEDPGELAAHYVRTFDFRNRHSLYLSWWSDGDTRRRGMSLVGFKETYRAHGLEFTGEELPDFLPAVLEFSALAGPELLLEHRPGIELLRMSLTEAGTPYARVLDAVCATLPGPSPKDRAQAQRMARTGPPREEVGLEPFGRTQLPLLTGGAGVAGVADVVGMTDAAGATGVPLATGPTGTTAEPGDY, from the coding sequence ATGACGGCCACCGCCAAGGCGTCGAGGGCCGCTGTGGTGCGGCAGGCCGCCGCTCTCTGTCTGACCTACCCGGACGAGGGGTTCCACGAGCGGCTACCGCTGCTTGAGGCCGCCGTACGGGACCCGGCACTGTGCGCCTTCCTGGCGTACGCGCGGAGCGAGGACCCCGGCGAGCTGGCCGCGCACTACGTAAGGACCTTCGACTTCAGGAACCGGCACAGTCTGTATCTGAGCTGGTGGAGCGATGGTGACACCCGCAGGCGCGGGATGTCGCTCGTCGGGTTCAAGGAGACGTACCGCGCGCACGGCCTTGAGTTCACCGGCGAGGAGTTGCCGGACTTCCTCCCCGCCGTGCTGGAGTTCTCCGCGCTGGCGGGGCCCGAGTTGCTGCTGGAGCACCGGCCCGGCATCGAGCTGCTGCGGATGTCACTGACGGAGGCGGGCACGCCGTACGCGCGGGTGCTCGACGCGGTGTGCGCGACGCTGCCGGGCCCCTCTCCGAAGGACAGGGCACAGGCCCAGCGGATGGCGCGGACAGGGCCGCCGCGCGAGGAGGTCGGACTCGAACCGTTCGGCAGGACCCAACTCCCCCTTCTGACCGGCGGGGCCGGTGTGGCCGGTGTGGCCGATGTGGTCGGCATGACCGACGCGGCCGGGGCGACCGGGGTGCCCCTGGCGACCGGCCCCACCGGCACGACCGCGGAACCCGGAGATTACTGA
- the narI gene encoding respiratory nitrate reductase subunit gamma — MNTLLWGALPYIAFVLLVAGIVWRYRYDKFGWTTRSSEIYESKLLKIASPLFHYGILFVLAGHLLGLFVPASWTDAVGADEHVYHLFSLYGGTAAGVLTLAGIAMLLYRRRTKAPVFRATTVNDKVMYLFLVAALVLGMWAKIAHSSLTEGYDYRGTIAVWARSLFTLQPEIGRMDGVPLLYRVHAVVGMVLIALVPYTRLIHMFSAPVQYLFRPYIVYRSRDERQIGSRKDPRGWERTKL; from the coding sequence ATGAACACGCTTCTGTGGGGCGCCCTGCCGTACATCGCCTTCGTCCTGCTCGTCGCGGGCATCGTCTGGCGCTACCGCTACGACAAGTTCGGCTGGACGACCCGCTCGTCGGAGATCTACGAGTCGAAGCTGCTCAAGATCGCCTCGCCGCTCTTCCACTACGGCATCCTCTTCGTCCTCGCCGGCCATCTGCTCGGCCTGTTCGTACCGGCCTCCTGGACCGACGCGGTCGGCGCGGACGAGCACGTCTATCATCTCTTCTCGCTGTACGGCGGTACGGCCGCGGGGGTGCTGACGCTGGCGGGAATCGCCATGCTGCTCTACCGCAGACGCACCAAGGCCCCCGTCTTCCGGGCGACCACCGTCAATGACAAGGTGATGTATCTCTTCCTCGTCGCGGCGCTGGTCCTCGGCATGTGGGCCAAGATCGCCCACTCGTCGCTTACGGAGGGGTACGACTACCGGGGCACGATCGCGGTGTGGGCGCGGAGTCTGTTCACCCTCCAGCCGGAGATCGGGCGGATGGACGGCGTCCCGCTGCTCTACCGCGTGCATGCCGTGGTGGGCATGGTGCTGATCGCGCTGGTGCCGTACACCCGGCTGATCCACATGTTCAGCGCGCCGGTGCAGTATTTGTTCAGGCCCTACATCGTCTACCGCAGCAGGGACGAGCGGCAGATCGGCTCGCGCAAGGACCCGCGGGGGTGGGAGCGGACCAAGCTGTGA